In Lepidochelys kempii isolate rLepKem1 chromosome 8, rLepKem1.hap2, whole genome shotgun sequence, a single genomic region encodes these proteins:
- the NEUROG1 gene encoding neurogenin-1 codes for MPSAPETRYSAAENSGDVSSCLDSSLRAPSEPSPGPGPSPEEEPGRRRRRRGRCRARSEAALHTLRRSRRVKANDRERNRMHNLNAALDELRGVLPTFPEDTKLTKIETLRFAYNYIWALSETLRLADQRLHKAPPPRDRLLRPGYLSPAGPPSPGSDAGSWLSTASPSLSACTSNPSSPATSEDYGYGPPEPLFACHGLPGELLRSGPCCARYPPAGAAL; via the coding sequence ATGCCCTCTGCCCCGGAGACCCGCTACTCCGCCGCGGAGAACAGCGGCGACGTATCCTCCTGCCTGGACAGCAGCCTGCGAGCCCCGTCCGAGCCCtcgccggggccggggccgagcccggaggaggagccggggcggcgccggcggcggcggggccgCTGCCGGGCGCGGAGCGAGGCGGCCCTGCACACGCTGCGGAGGAGCCGGCGGGTGAAGGCGAACGACCGGGAGCGGAACCGTATGCACAACCTCAACGCGGCGCTGGACGAGCTGCGCGGCGTCCTGCCCACCTTCCCCGAGGACACCAAGCTGACCAAGATCGAGACGCTGCGCTTCGCCTACAACTACATCTGGGCCCTCTCCGAAACCCTGCGCCTGGCCGACCAGCGCCTCCACAAAGCCCCGCCGCCCCGGGACCGGCTGCTGCGGCCCGGCTACCTGAGCCCCGCCGGCCCGCCCAGCCCCGGCAGCGATGCGGGCTCCTGGCTCTCCACCGCCTCCCCGTCCCTGTCCGCCTGCACGTCCAACCCCAGCAGCCCGGCCACCTCCGAGGACTATGGCTACGGCCCCCCCGAGCCCCTCTTCGCCTGCCACGGCCTCCCCGGGGAGCTGCTGCGGAGCGGCCCCTGCTGCGCCCGGTATCCCCCGGCGGGGGCCGCCCTGTGA